A section of the Enterobacter sp. C2 genome encodes:
- the vgrG gene encoding type VI secretion system Vgr family protein translates to MSDATSLIFSHSHNLLKVRGCQALLDVLCFEGHEALSEPFRYTIEFTSPDKAITPQQMLMQDASLTLQAPADQGYGIKVQQPVRTLQGVVTGFERLSTSNDETRYCLTLQPRLALLSRSHQNRIYQDMSVPGIVEHILRTRHDMRGEDFVFTLANEYPRREQVMQYNEDDLTFISRLLAEVGIWYSITADTRLNIDVVAFYDDQRYVEQGLTLPSVSPSGLHDSGTESVWALKSHHNVVEKSVFTRSYNYRNAPEEMNLSADVSQGDSTTYGEAYHWGDNYLTPGNSDQRDPEPESGAFYARIRHERYLNGQQQLNGETNCATLAPGQELKVTGGEEVVDSFRQGVVVTRLHSRARRDRSFEVTFHAIPFSERYGFRPPAVAKPVMAGTLPARVTSTKINDIYGHIDRDGRYRVSLLFDRDRWSPGEESLWVRQARPYAGDTYGLHLPLLAGTEVAIAFEQGDPDRPYIAGVLHDSAHGDHVTIYNYKRNVLRTPANNKIRLDDTRGKEHVKISTEYGGKSQLNLGHLVDSERNQRGEGIELRTDSYGAIRAGKGIFITADAQPKAQGKQLAMGPASSLLKGAQNLVAGWESVTQTHHNLPPDADTLKQFVEKADQLKKPVLLMEAPDGIGTVTPESILLHSGNGLYMQSIGDVSIASEQRLSVNASQAISLLSRQEGIRLVSAKGPLNIESQGDILSLTSLQDVTIQSTQGHLQLTAKNGITIGCGGAYIRLTPQGEIEIHGPGLLSLKGQHNLQGPASENFQLPDLPSSVCKECLRRAQELAQGFVPREA, encoded by the coding sequence ATGAGTGACGCAACCTCCCTGATATTCAGCCACAGCCATAACCTGCTGAAGGTACGCGGCTGTCAGGCGCTGCTGGACGTGCTCTGCTTTGAAGGCCATGAAGCGCTGAGTGAACCGTTCCGCTACACCATTGAATTCACCAGCCCGGACAAGGCCATCACGCCGCAGCAGATGCTGATGCAGGACGCGTCGCTGACCCTGCAGGCTCCGGCTGACCAGGGTTACGGCATAAAGGTGCAGCAGCCGGTACGCACGCTTCAGGGGGTGGTTACCGGGTTTGAACGTCTCTCCACCTCAAACGATGAAACGCGCTATTGCCTGACGCTGCAACCGCGTCTGGCCCTGCTTTCAAGAAGCCACCAGAACCGGATCTACCAGGATATGTCGGTGCCTGGTATCGTGGAGCACATCCTGCGCACCCGCCACGACATGCGCGGGGAGGACTTTGTCTTCACCCTGGCGAATGAGTATCCGCGCCGTGAGCAGGTGATGCAGTACAACGAGGATGACCTGACCTTTATCTCACGCCTGCTGGCGGAGGTGGGGATCTGGTACAGCATCACGGCTGACACCCGGCTCAATATTGACGTGGTGGCGTTTTACGATGACCAGCGCTATGTCGAACAGGGGCTGACGCTGCCGTCTGTTTCGCCATCCGGCCTGCATGACAGCGGCACCGAGTCGGTGTGGGCGCTGAAAAGCCACCATAACGTGGTGGAGAAGTCGGTTTTTACCCGCAGCTATAACTATCGCAACGCGCCGGAGGAGATGAACCTCAGCGCGGATGTGTCGCAGGGTGACAGTACCACCTACGGCGAGGCGTATCACTGGGGAGACAACTACCTGACGCCGGGCAACAGCGACCAGCGTGACCCGGAGCCGGAGAGTGGGGCGTTTTACGCCCGTATCCGTCACGAGCGCTACCTGAACGGGCAGCAGCAGCTGAACGGCGAAACCAACTGCGCGACGCTGGCCCCCGGCCAGGAGCTGAAGGTGACCGGCGGCGAGGAGGTGGTGGACAGCTTCCGCCAGGGGGTGGTGGTCACCCGCCTTCACAGCCGCGCCCGGCGTGACCGCAGCTTTGAGGTCACCTTTCACGCGATCCCGTTCTCAGAGCGTTACGGCTTCCGCCCGCCCGCCGTCGCTAAACCGGTGATGGCGGGGACGCTGCCTGCACGCGTCACCAGCACCAAAATCAACGATATCTACGGCCATATCGATCGCGACGGGCGCTACCGCGTCAGCCTGCTGTTTGACCGCGATCGCTGGTCGCCGGGTGAAGAGAGCCTGTGGGTGCGCCAGGCCCGGCCCTATGCCGGGGACACATACGGCCTGCACCTGCCGCTGCTGGCGGGCACCGAGGTGGCGATAGCCTTTGAACAGGGCGATCCGGACCGGCCCTATATCGCCGGCGTCCTGCATGACTCTGCGCACGGTGACCATGTCACCATTTACAACTATAAACGCAACGTGCTGAGAACCCCGGCGAACAACAAGATCCGCCTCGACGACACGCGCGGGAAAGAGCACGTGAAGATCAGCACCGAGTACGGCGGCAAAAGCCAGCTTAACCTCGGGCATCTGGTGGACAGCGAGAGAAATCAGCGCGGCGAGGGGATTGAGCTGCGTACGGACAGCTACGGGGCTATCCGTGCCGGGAAGGGAATATTCATTACCGCTGATGCACAGCCGAAGGCGCAGGGAAAGCAGCTGGCGATGGGGCCGGCATCCAGCCTTTTAAAAGGCGCGCAAAACCTTGTCGCCGGATGGGAGAGCGTTACCCAAACGCACCATAATCTTCCACCGGATGCGGATACGCTAAAGCAGTTTGTTGAAAAAGCAGACCAGTTAAAAAAACCAGTATTGTTGATGGAAGCACCAGATGGCATAGGGACCGTTACGCCAGAAAGTATTCTTCTGCATAGCGGTAATGGTTTGTATATGCAGAGCATTGGGGATGTCAGCATTGCCAGTGAACAGAGGCTTTCAGTGAATGCCAGCCAGGCGATATCGTTACTTTCCCGCCAGGAAGGGATTCGTCTGGTATCGGCAAAGGGGCCGCTGAATATCGAGTCTCAGGGCGATATTCTCTCTCTGACCTCCCTTCAGGACGTGACCATACAGTCAACGCAGGGACATCTTCAGCTTACGGCGAAGAATGGCATCACTATTGGGTGTGGCGGTGCTTACATTCGGTTAACCCCGCAGGGAGAAATTGAAATTCATGGGCCTGGCTTGTTAAGTCTGAAGGGACAACATAATTTGCAGGGGCCTGCCAGTGAGAATTTTCAGTTGCCCGATCTGCCTTCATCCGTATGTAAAGAGTGTCTCAGGCGGGCTCAGGAACTGGCTCAGGGCTTTGTGCCAAGGGAAGCATAA
- the tssL gene encoding type VI secretion system protein TssL, short form yields the protein MKKDIDIDTLLENTWLIVTELRYGAVLAEGEGEMLWQRCVEDITQVMAQLEQAGMSETDRQNILYAWCALLDETAKGREGEDDACIVWYDRPLQAKYFGTMDAGDALYERIRQVLREPAPDSAVLTCFHRVLALGFKGSYATLNDSAREQMVRALAERVPPLSFASNIPLLATVSGGRSVRERLRHWPVCIGLSAIVVAALWLGLNHWLDGLVTSLLPGAGK from the coding sequence ATGAAAAAGGATATTGATATTGACACCCTGCTGGAGAACACCTGGCTGATCGTCACCGAGCTGCGTTACGGGGCCGTGCTGGCTGAAGGCGAAGGGGAGATGCTCTGGCAGCGCTGCGTGGAGGATATTACGCAGGTGATGGCGCAGCTAGAGCAGGCCGGAATGAGCGAGACCGATCGCCAGAATATTCTCTATGCGTGGTGCGCGCTGCTGGATGAAACCGCCAAGGGACGAGAAGGTGAGGATGATGCCTGTATTGTCTGGTACGACCGTCCGCTACAGGCAAAATACTTCGGCACCATGGACGCCGGGGATGCGTTGTACGAGCGGATACGGCAGGTTTTGCGTGAGCCCGCGCCGGATAGCGCGGTGCTAACCTGCTTTCATCGGGTGCTGGCGCTGGGGTTTAAGGGCAGCTATGCCACGCTGAACGACTCCGCGCGTGAGCAGATGGTTCGGGCGCTGGCCGAGCGCGTCCCGCCGTTGAGTTTTGCGTCAAACATACCGCTTCTGGCCACGGTTTCCGGCGGTCGCAGCGTGCGTGAAAGGTTACGCCACTGGCCGGTGTGTATCGGTCTGTCCGCCATTGTGGTGGCGGCGCTGTGGCTGGGGCTTAATCACTGGCTTGATGGGCTGGTGACATCTCTGCTGCCGGGGGCGGGAAAATGA
- a CDS encoding OmpA family protein, with the protein MSVRQQRLVWLWGGLLAALLCLLFLPLTAGERGFTLLLTMTVVLAGLVSAGHHPGGVAEGEGELKELPEAPYRLPVVLVCGDTLDWPGEGTLYRTAQGCWVKVSTAQLRQTVRHLLWQRPELVAQLAVMIIVRPQQHNDEAMLITRLHELRWQLAQVRRDTRRTVPLLLTSAVAGASVAETLWQSVQAGGALQVWQADRAPSSITHWLSQGDNTSRLRAQVRVNAQARYMAEAVLPALTANSPDMPPAVPAMVLYHQAPSTAVPALADSLWSCWLARHTTLNQLPGWQPGTVSPGDAPLPDFILPLLPQGGGATPRNRTQRWAFSLFTLAVLVALCSSAWNNRQLLHRLAFDISNYYRISMTDTVPKARAVARLRNDVALLNSWSRNGEPMRYGLGLYRGERLRPTVLAAIQTYVPPPPPPRAINKVIQGPQTVRLDSMSLFATGQWQLKPGSTKVLVNALVGIKARPGWLIVVAGHTDSIGDEKPNQILSLKRAESVRNWMRDTGSVPESCFAVQGYGESRPVATNDTPEGRALNRRVDISLVPQADACRMPDTPPLSPQQGDANKQ; encoded by the coding sequence ATGAGCGTGCGCCAGCAGCGCCTGGTATGGCTGTGGGGCGGTTTGCTCGCGGCGCTGCTGTGCCTGCTGTTCTTACCCCTGACGGCCGGTGAACGCGGTTTTACCCTTCTGCTGACAATGACTGTCGTTCTTGCTGGTCTGGTTTCTGCTGGTCACCATCCGGGTGGTGTGGCGGAGGGTGAGGGTGAACTGAAGGAGCTGCCGGAAGCGCCATACCGCCTGCCGGTAGTGTTGGTTTGCGGCGACACGCTGGACTGGCCGGGCGAGGGCACACTATACCGTACCGCGCAGGGCTGCTGGGTGAAGGTGTCCACAGCACAACTGCGACAGACGGTGCGCCATCTGCTCTGGCAGCGCCCGGAGCTGGTAGCGCAACTGGCGGTGATGATCATTGTCCGTCCGCAGCAGCATAACGATGAAGCGATGCTCATTACCCGCCTGCATGAGCTGCGCTGGCAGCTTGCGCAGGTGCGGCGCGATACCCGACGCACGGTGCCACTGCTGCTGACCAGCGCCGTTGCGGGGGCATCTGTCGCGGAAACGCTGTGGCAGTCAGTTCAGGCGGGGGGTGCGCTTCAGGTCTGGCAGGCGGATCGTGCCCCGAGCAGCATTACCCACTGGCTTTCGCAGGGCGATAACACCTCCCGCCTGCGGGCGCAGGTGAGAGTGAACGCGCAAGCCCGCTATATGGCGGAAGCGGTGTTACCGGCGCTGACGGCGAACTCGCCGGACATGCCGCCTGCGGTGCCTGCAATGGTGCTCTACCACCAGGCTCCGTCGACCGCTGTGCCTGCGCTGGCAGACTCTCTCTGGTCTTGCTGGCTGGCGCGCCATACCACGCTCAATCAGCTTCCGGGCTGGCAGCCGGGCACGGTATCGCCAGGCGATGCGCCCCTCCCGGATTTTATTCTGCCGCTGTTGCCGCAGGGTGGCGGTGCCACGCCGCGTAACCGGACGCAGCGCTGGGCGTTCTCTCTCTTCACTCTGGCCGTACTGGTTGCGCTGTGCAGCAGTGCATGGAACAACCGTCAGCTGCTGCACCGGCTCGCCTTTGATATCTCGAACTATTACCGAATTAGCATGACGGACACCGTGCCGAAAGCCAGGGCGGTGGCTCGGCTGCGTAACGATGTGGCGTTACTCAATAGCTGGTCTCGTAACGGCGAGCCGATGCGCTACGGGCTGGGGCTATATCGGGGGGAGCGGCTGCGCCCGACGGTACTGGCCGCCATTCAGACATACGTTCCGCCACCCCCTCCGCCGCGGGCGATCAACAAGGTGATCCAGGGTCCGCAGACGGTACGTCTCGACAGCATGTCGCTGTTTGCTACCGGCCAGTGGCAGTTGAAACCCGGCTCCACAAAGGTGCTGGTCAATGCGCTGGTCGGTATTAAGGCCAGGCCCGGCTGGCTGATCGTGGTCGCAGGCCATACCGACAGTATCGGGGATGAAAAACCTAACCAGATCCTCTCTCTGAAACGCGCCGAATCGGTCCGCAACTGGATGCGTGACACGGGCAGCGTGCCGGAGAGCTGTTTTGCGGTACAGGGCTATGGCGAAAGCCGCCCGGTCGCAACCAATGACACGCCGGAAGGCCGGGCGCTGAACCGGCGTGTCGACATCAGTCTGGTGCCGCAGGCCGATGCCTGCCGGATGCCGGACACCCCCCCTTTGTCACCCCAACAGGGCGACGCTAATAAGCAATAA
- the tssH gene encoding type VI secretion system ATPase TssH: MENPAVLLRRLNPYCARAMEGAASLCQTRAQGEILPEHWLLKLLEQGEGDLTVLARRYEWDMDALWQDLLGWLNTLPRSVRSRPQLAESTQTLMQNAWLRASLAGEEHIRSVHLLMALVDKPKLVRCDSLWPLLTLGQSQLERLRPLLDAQSDERPDVQQEAELARHDDGELNPALQNVLDKFTLDVTARAREGHIDPVYGRDTEIRQMVDILSRRRKNNPILVGEPGVGKTALVEGLAIRIAEGNVPESLKTVSLRTLDLGLLQAGAGVKGEFEQRLKNVIDAVQQSSTPVLLFIDEAHTLIGAGNQAGGADAANLLKPALARGELRTIAATTWSEYKQYFERDAALERRFQRVLVDEPDDDTACLMLRGLKTRYARHHGVHITDEAVRAAVTLSRRYLTGRQLPDKAVDLLDTAAARVRMNLDTVPEPLIRMKSAITALEMEKQALLEDLAVGRGPHGERLEAIDREEVSIILQLDALETQYGQELALSEQLLACRADISRQRELAALRHQLAEVQQSQPLLEVDVGVRTVATVIADWTGVPLSSLMKDEQTELLSLEAALEKRVVGQDGALNAIAQRLRAAKTGLAPENGPQGVFLLVGPSGTGKTETALALADALFGGEKSLITINLSEYQEPHTVSQLKGSPPGYVGYGQGGILTEAVRKRPYSVVLLDEVEKAHRDVMNLFYQVFDRGFMRDGEGREIDFRNTVILMTSNLGSDYIMQLLDDQPEATDVDLHELLRPILRDHFQPALLARFQTVIYRPLGQQAMRTIVGMKLDQVSQRLARHYGMTTDIEESLYDALTAACLLPDTGARNVDSLLNQQILPVLSQQLLSHMATGQKPQRLKLSWSEEAGIGLDLDEGEISHE, encoded by the coding sequence ATGGAAAATCCCGCTGTTCTGCTGCGTCGTCTCAACCCCTACTGTGCCCGGGCAATGGAAGGGGCCGCCTCCCTGTGCCAGACCCGGGCGCAGGGTGAAATTCTGCCGGAGCACTGGCTGCTGAAACTGCTGGAGCAGGGTGAGGGTGACCTGACGGTGCTGGCGCGCCGCTATGAGTGGGACATGGATGCCCTGTGGCAGGACCTGCTCGGCTGGCTGAATACGCTGCCCCGCTCGGTACGCAGTCGTCCGCAGCTGGCAGAGAGCACGCAGACGCTGATGCAGAACGCCTGGCTGCGGGCCTCGCTGGCAGGTGAAGAGCATATTCGCAGCGTTCATCTGCTGATGGCCCTGGTGGATAAACCAAAACTGGTGCGCTGCGACAGCCTGTGGCCGCTGCTGACCCTGGGCCAGAGCCAGCTGGAACGCCTGCGTCCGCTGCTCGATGCGCAGTCTGATGAACGCCCGGACGTTCAGCAGGAAGCGGAGCTGGCGCGACATGATGACGGGGAGCTGAACCCGGCGCTACAGAACGTGCTGGATAAATTCACCCTCGACGTCACCGCCAGGGCGCGCGAGGGTCACATTGATCCGGTGTATGGTCGCGATACGGAGATCCGCCAGATGGTGGATATTCTCTCCAGACGCCGCAAAAACAATCCTATCCTGGTGGGCGAGCCAGGCGTGGGCAAAACCGCGCTGGTGGAAGGGCTGGCAATCAGAATTGCCGAGGGCAACGTGCCGGAGAGTCTGAAAACCGTCAGCTTGCGCACGCTTGATCTGGGCCTGCTCCAGGCCGGTGCGGGCGTTAAGGGCGAGTTCGAGCAGCGGCTGAAAAACGTCATCGACGCGGTGCAGCAGTCGTCCACGCCGGTTCTGCTGTTTATCGACGAGGCGCACACCCTTATCGGGGCGGGTAACCAGGCGGGCGGCGCGGATGCCGCTAACCTGCTGAAACCCGCCCTGGCGCGGGGCGAGCTGCGGACTATCGCCGCCACGACCTGGAGCGAATACAAGCAGTACTTTGAGCGCGACGCCGCGCTGGAGCGTCGCTTCCAGCGGGTGTTGGTCGATGAGCCGGACGACGATACCGCCTGCCTGATGCTCCGTGGCCTGAAAACCCGCTACGCCCGGCACCACGGGGTGCATATCACTGACGAAGCGGTGCGCGCCGCCGTTACGCTCTCCAGACGCTACCTCACCGGACGTCAGCTGCCGGATAAAGCCGTGGATCTGCTCGACACCGCTGCCGCCCGGGTGCGCATGAACCTCGACACCGTGCCTGAGCCGCTGATCCGCATGAAATCCGCCATCACCGCGCTGGAGATGGAAAAACAGGCGCTGCTGGAAGATCTGGCGGTGGGGCGTGGCCCCCATGGCGAACGGCTGGAGGCTATCGATCGGGAAGAGGTGAGTATTATTTTGCAACTTGACGCGCTGGAGACGCAGTACGGTCAGGAGCTGGCGCTCAGCGAACAGCTGCTGGCATGCCGGGCGGATATCTCCCGTCAGAGGGAGCTGGCCGCTCTGCGGCATCAGCTTGCTGAGGTGCAGCAGAGCCAGCCTTTGCTGGAGGTTGACGTCGGTGTGCGCACCGTTGCCACGGTTATCGCTGACTGGACCGGCGTACCGCTCTCTTCATTAATGAAGGATGAGCAGACGGAGCTGCTGAGCCTTGAAGCCGCACTCGAAAAACGGGTAGTCGGCCAGGATGGCGCGCTGAACGCCATCGCGCAGCGCCTGCGTGCCGCCAAAACCGGGCTTGCACCGGAGAACGGGCCGCAGGGCGTGTTCCTGCTGGTCGGGCCGAGCGGCACCGGCAAGACCGAAACGGCGCTGGCGCTGGCAGATGCGCTGTTCGGCGGTGAGAAATCCCTTATCACCATCAACCTCTCGGAGTACCAGGAGCCGCACACCGTCTCCCAGCTGAAAGGCTCCCCGCCGGGCTACGTTGGCTACGGTCAGGGCGGCATTCTGACTGAGGCCGTGCGCAAGCGTCCCTACAGCGTGGTGCTGCTCGATGAGGTAGAGAAGGCGCACCGGGACGTGATGAACCTCTTCTACCAGGTGTTCGATCGCGGCTTTATGCGTGACGGCGAAGGGCGGGAGATCGATTTTCGCAACACCGTTATTCTGATGACCTCCAACCTCGGCAGCGACTACATCATGCAGCTGCTGGACGACCAGCCGGAGGCCACCGATGTCGACCTACACGAACTGCTTCGCCCCATTCTGCGGGATCACTTCCAGCCCGCGCTGCTGGCCCGCTTCCAGACGGTGATTTATCGCCCGCTGGGGCAGCAGGCAATGCGCACCATTGTAGGGATGAAGCTTGACCAGGTTAGCCAGCGGCTGGCCCGCCATTACGGCATGACAACGGATATCGAAGAGAGCCTGTATGACGCCCTGACCGCCGCCTGCCTGCTACCGGATACCGGGGCGCGTAACGTCGACAGCCTGCTCAATCAGCAGATCCTGCCGGTGCTGAGTCAGCAGCTGTTAAGCCATATGGCGACGGGCCAGAAGCCGCAGCGCCTGAAGCTGAGCTGGAGTGAGGAGGCGGGCATTGGACTGGATCTCGACGAAGGGGAAATAAGCCATGAGTGA
- the tssK gene encoding type VI secretion system baseplate subunit TssK, whose amino-acid sequence MKTERPLWARGQMISPQHFQHQAALTAWSAESIARMGALNPWGIEYVEFDASLLAQGRLKASHLYVRYADGTLIDTDNADPLPPVLVLPERSELTVVLALPHEHANGGNCLRPDDKQARPVRWRLGWREVRNRYGDDSRQIAVMLPELTLRAADEDNGDYQTLTVARLFRDNQGNWMQDSAFVPPLLSVQASRWLTDRLAQLLNQLRIRLQRLMAMRRESNERMADFAVADVSLFWLLNALNHAEPVLSHFMRHPQVHPERLYEVLAGLAGSLLTFSLAHTTADIPVYRHEQLTAVFPPLFDLLGVLLEASLPSRVVAIEMVKDARRKRWHARLHDPRLREDADFYLSVRSALPVAQLLELFPQQCKVGSPDEVDRVVNGSRPGVPLRAMSHVPAAIPLRLENQYFSLDMAHPAAQAMLAEGSCVFYVSGLLGEPDLELWAVLRS is encoded by the coding sequence ATGAAGACAGAACGACCGCTATGGGCAAGGGGACAGATGATCTCGCCGCAGCATTTTCAGCATCAGGCGGCGCTTACCGCCTGGTCCGCAGAGAGTATCGCCCGGATGGGGGCGCTGAATCCCTGGGGAATAGAGTATGTGGAATTTGACGCCTCCCTGCTGGCGCAGGGGCGGTTGAAAGCCAGCCACCTGTATGTGCGTTATGCCGACGGCACTCTTATCGATACCGATAATGCGGATCCCTTGCCGCCAGTGCTGGTGCTTCCCGAACGCAGCGAGCTGACGGTGGTGCTGGCGTTGCCGCACGAGCATGCAAATGGCGGCAACTGCCTGCGTCCGGACGATAAACAGGCGCGCCCGGTGCGCTGGCGACTTGGCTGGCGGGAGGTACGAAACCGTTATGGTGACGACAGCCGCCAGATCGCGGTGATGCTGCCGGAACTGACGCTGCGTGCAGCGGACGAGGATAACGGTGACTACCAGACGCTGACCGTTGCCCGCTTGTTTCGTGACAATCAGGGTAACTGGATGCAGGACAGCGCCTTTGTTCCACCGCTGTTGAGCGTCCAGGCCAGCCGCTGGCTAACGGATCGACTGGCGCAGTTACTGAATCAGCTGCGCATTCGCCTGCAACGGCTAATGGCGATGCGCCGTGAGAGCAACGAGCGGATGGCGGACTTTGCGGTGGCGGACGTGTCGCTGTTCTGGCTGCTGAATGCCCTGAACCATGCGGAGCCGGTGCTGAGTCATTTTATGCGCCATCCGCAGGTGCATCCCGAACGCCTCTACGAGGTGTTGGCGGGGCTGGCCGGTAGCCTGCTGACCTTTTCGCTTGCGCATACCACGGCTGATATTCCGGTTTACCGTCACGAGCAGTTAACGGCGGTATTCCCGCCGCTGTTTGACCTGCTGGGCGTGCTGCTGGAGGCCAGCCTGCCCTCCCGGGTCGTGGCGATTGAGATGGTCAAGGATGCCCGGCGCAAACGCTGGCATGCCCGCCTGCACGATCCGAGGCTGCGTGAGGATGCCGATTTTTATCTCTCAGTGCGTTCCGCATTACCGGTAGCGCAGCTGCTGGAGCTGTTTCCGCAGCAGTGCAAGGTGGGCAGCCCCGATGAAGTCGACAGAGTGGTCAATGGCTCGCGGCCCGGTGTTCCGCTGCGTGCAATGAGCCATGTTCCGGCGGCAATCCCGCTGCGTCTGGAAAATCAGTATTTCAGCCTTGATATGGCCCATCCGGCAGCGCAGGCCATGCTGGCGGAAGGAAGCTGCGTGTTTTACGTCTCCGGGCTGCTGGGCGAGCCGGATCTTGAACTCTGGGCGGTGCTGCGTTCATGA
- the hcp gene encoding type VI secretion system effector Hcp: MAIPVYLWLKDDGGADIKGSVDVKDREGSIEVVAQEHDLYIPTDNNTGRLTGTRIHTPFKFTKEIDSSSPYLYKAVTTGQTLKSAEFKWYKINDAGQEVEYFNTRLENVKVVKVNPLMHDIKDPAKEKHNHLEQIELRYEKITWTYKDGNIIHSDSWNERATA, from the coding sequence ATGGCAATTCCAGTTTATCTGTGGCTGAAAGACGATGGCGGTGCGGACATCAAGGGTTCCGTCGATGTGAAGGATCGTGAGGGCAGCATCGAAGTTGTCGCCCAGGAGCACGATCTCTACATCCCCACTGACAACAACACCGGCAGGCTGACCGGCACGCGCATCCACACGCCGTTCAAATTCACCAAAGAGATCGACTCATCCAGCCCCTACCTCTACAAGGCGGTGACCACCGGCCAGACCCTCAAATCTGCCGAGTTCAAGTGGTACAAGATCAACGATGCGGGTCAGGAGGTGGAGTACTTCAACACCAGGCTGGAGAACGTGAAGGTGGTGAAAGTGAACCCGCTAATGCACGACATCAAAGATCCGGCCAAAGAGAAGCATAACCACCTGGAGCAGATCGAGCTGCGTTACGAAAAAATCACCTGGACCTATAAGGACGGCAACATCATTCATTCCGACTCATGGAACGAACGGGCTACCGCATAA
- a CDS encoding DUF4123 domain-containing protein, whose product MESIKTWLDKIQLTCQQIGHNYIDMIIDQCGVNFSVIPALSGFSPAIRWQSLYQGLPENIYLDDAPLLVRIKLEEAQQVQWLYALAHEAAVTAPLLVLGSSWRFDVLAEWLVRCIDAQHEGCAGIFRFWDTRIFSYLFTHVLNSEQQSTLHRPVLFWSWLDRDGAPVLLEGNGSAWGEKDVSEKIVLTDNQFESLMCLCDAKQLLIYQPLSEKLFMSRESEFAAYFKAMLAATKEGVLFDDKRNELVIEHILKN is encoded by the coding sequence ATGGAAAGTATAAAAACCTGGCTGGATAAAATCCAGCTGACGTGCCAGCAGATTGGCCACAATTATATCGATATGATCATCGATCAGTGTGGCGTGAATTTTTCTGTCATTCCGGCTCTCTCTGGATTTTCTCCGGCGATAAGATGGCAGTCGCTCTATCAAGGATTACCAGAGAATATTTACCTGGACGATGCGCCTTTGCTGGTGCGCATTAAGCTGGAAGAGGCTCAGCAGGTACAGTGGTTATATGCTCTGGCTCATGAAGCGGCGGTTACAGCGCCTTTATTGGTGCTGGGGTCATCCTGGCGGTTTGACGTTTTGGCGGAATGGCTGGTTCGGTGTATTGATGCGCAGCATGAGGGGTGTGCGGGGATATTCCGCTTCTGGGATACGCGTATATTTTCGTATCTCTTTACTCATGTTCTGAACAGTGAACAACAAAGCACCCTTCATCGACCAGTATTATTCTGGAGTTGGCTGGATCGTGACGGCGCTCCTGTCCTGCTGGAAGGCAACGGATCTGCATGGGGCGAAAAAGACGTGAGTGAAAAGATCGTACTTACTGATAATCAATTTGAAAGTCTGATGTGTTTGTGCGATGCAAAGCAATTGCTGATTTATCAGCCATTATCGGAAAAACTTTTTATGAGCAGAGAAAGTGAATTTGCTGCTTACTTTAAGGCTATGCTAGCTGCGACAAAAGAAGGTGTGCTTTTTGATGATAAACGTAATGAGTTGGTGATTGAGCATATTCTTAAAAATTAA